The following nucleotide sequence is from Cercospora beticola chromosome 2, complete sequence.
CGAACTGTGCGGGATCAGGTAGCACAGGACCTGTCAGTGCCGGTTTCAACGGAATCGAGTCAGGTTCGCATTCGCAGCATTGGTCCATGTAGATCGATACATGGTGGATCGCGTCACGGTACACAGGATGGCTTGCCACATTGCATGCCATTTGGagtccttcttcgtcgcATACGAGGACGCCCATGTTGTTGAAGGCGCGTCTCACAAACGTGCGCTGAGTCCTCTGGAATAGTTCCTGGTCGACGGACCGGAGACCGCATAAGTCGTTCACACTGATGTGTTCAATGATGAGCTCAATCAGTTCTTGCGGAAGTGGTGAGAATGGCGATGAAGACCGTGCTTGCTCGAAATGTTCGTGGCTCATGCTCGCGCCTGCGTCTGCATGTATCGTTCCTCCTTCTGTTCTGAAACTCATCGTTGAGGGCAGGAAGTCCCGGAGAAACTTGGTAGTCATTGCGAACCCAAGTGCCGCGTAGTGGTCTCTACTATACTGCTTCGATATTTGGCGGCGTGGAGTGGCgtgatagtaatagcttagaGCTGTCAAAAGAGTAATCGAGCTGGAATGATGTTGACGATTTTTTGGCAGTGACGGTGGTACGCAACTGCACATGGAAGCGACCTCCACCGACACGCCTGGGAAGGAAGCAAGGAAAACCCCATGTACCTCGCTAATTCAGATGCACAGCATACTGTGTGATGCGGGTGTCGTCTTGTCATACCAACATAGCGTCGAGCACACAAGCAGTAAGCAGGTAAAGAATCTATGGCAGTACAGGCATGGCTTGCATAATCAGCGAAAGGGGGTTGAAGTCTTGCATGTAGAGTGCGAGAGCCGAAAGTAGCCGGCGGATGCATCTGCCCGAGTGAGTGTATTTCCTTGTCGCAGGTCCAGCGAGCGAGATCTTAGGCTCCAGTGTTCCCTTTAGGACATTTGTGGCTTTGGTTGAGGCCCTATAAGAACCAAAGTTGGAATTTGCTTCTTGCTACCATCAAAATTCGATCTCACGTATATATTCTTCCCCGCCCGCGCTGTCCGGACTTCTCTCTCCACACAACTTCTAGCGACCTCTTTCGACGGCACAACGATACTGCCAACCATGAAGCTCACGAAACTCTTCGGCCTAATGCTTGCTATGCTAGTGGGACCATCACTAGCTACAAGGAAGCAAGTATGGTCTGCAAAATCTCACGGCGCCGCCAACACAACAGAACTCTCACAATGTGTCATAGAAATGGGAGAATTCCTATTAGAAGAACCTAACGGTATGACCTCTCCATTGAGGCTGTTATGACCTATACTAACAGCTGCTCACAGACCGCCGCTGGCAGGGTTACCGCTGCGGGAACGAGTGGTTCCAGTACGGGAGTAACAGAATATCTTCAGGCCGGTCGAATCTCTTCATCTTTGAGAAGTGCCAGGACGATGTTATGAACGCTGCGTACTCTGGCAAGGACTGGTTTCAGTGCTACCTGCATGGTATGTGGGGCGGCGGCATTGTCGCATACTCGCCACTGGGCTACAAAGCGTGCTTTGGGAAAGGTCACAAGCCATGCCAGAAGATCCCCAATGTCGGCGTCTGGGGCGAGGAAGTGTCTTGAGCGATGTCAAGAGGCACGGTTGCGGATATAGGTGTCTCTGAAGACATAGCGACTTCGAAGCCCACGAGGGTGGCTGTGGCTAAAACAAGTGGCTCAGAGGTTGCTAAGAGACATGACCACGGGTCCGTTTCCCTCGGGGTATCGACGAGCTTATATGCCCACCGAGTTGAGAACGGCCAAAAAGGGCCCCAAACCTTGTGGAGAGATATGGttgaggtatatagctctctctgaATATCAAGGGCCCTCTCTGCCACTCAGTCTAGCCCAGACACAGACTCATGCCGCCGTGTTGCAGTGCAGCGGTTGGTACCTTCCATGTGCAGAGCAAAAGTGAAGGCCTCTGCAACGCCAGACCCGGAGGGTTTGAGAGCTTAGAATCTGCATTTGGGAGCTTCTTGCAGCTGACTCACACTCGATGCTTTCCGCGATGTAGAGGAGGTCATCTGGCGCAGTGTCTTCGGAGCAAGGTCGGATGGATGACTTGCTTGTGCTGTCTGGTCAAATGTTACAGGAAAGGCCCCGTGTCAGTTGCGCTTTTTGTGGAGTGTAGTTATACCGGTGAGAGAACTAGCTTCATTGAGAGGAATGTAGGGGTCTAATGTATTTCCCAGAGCTACTGCTACGATTGTCGTGACGGGCAGCCTGGTCGTCTCCATGGCCATGGTTCAGGTAGTGCATGCCGCAGTACTTACTGCTGTGAGTCGTCGAACTCACGGTCTGCCGTTTCCCCTCTTACCCTCACGGTACAACTCGTATTCGTACGACGAGAACAAGAAGGGAGCCACACCTTTGAGGTCATTCTCGAAGAGAGGCATGCTGGCGTAGTACTACGGACGTTAGTCAATAATCAAGACCTTCTGCGTGCTGGTGTACTTACCTCGAATGTTCCATTCGAGCTCAGACTCCCTGTCTGTGCCGTCCACTCCCAGAACAGAGCACCATCCTCTTTTCTCGGCTGCGCGAACGTCTCGGTCATAAGCTCATAGCCATCGAGAGCAGCTTTGAGATATTTCCGGCCACTCAAGTACCCGAGACGGACACCCTTGAGCAGGCCGTAGACGAACATGGCAGATCCAGAACTTTCGATGTAGTTGCCGGATTTCTTCTCGAGGCCAGGATCCATCACATTGTACCACCCCTTGTAGACTGGATCTTGAGCTGCTACGACAGCATCGGCAACCGATTGGAAGTACGCAAGCAGTCTTGCGCGACCCTCGTGACTCTCAGGAAAGTAATCGAGTGTGTCAACAAGAGCCATGATGTACCACCCGACAGCTCTGCCCCATACGTGAGGCGCAGCACCAGTCTCTGGATCCGCCCAGATAGAGTTCTTGCTCACATCGAAGCCGTGGACCGGAAGCCCATTGGTCCGTTCCCTGTCAACCAACGTTCCAGCATCGATGAGATCGAACTGCAAAGCAATGTCATCCCAAGCAGTGTTGTTCTCAGGTTGGAACTCGTGAGTCCATCGAGCATAGAACACATCGAGCATGTAGATACCATCCAACCACATCTGATCGATGTAGACAGGATATCTATGGTAGAAACCACCATCTGGCGTCCGGAACGAACGATCAATCTGGTCCTTCAGGCTGTCCGCGGCGATTTTGTAGATCTCCTCGCCCCCGGTGAGATTGTACATGTCCAAGAAAGAGTGGCCAAAGCGGATGTCATCGATCgagttgctgttgttgtgtaGCAGGATCTCGCCGTTCCATGCTGGATAGAGGACAGTGTCGACATGTCGCTTGACATAGTCCCGGTACCTATCATTACCAGTCCTTGAATATGCGAGTAGAACTCCCGAGAGGTATGCCGATACCGTGTAAGCGTAGGTTGGTTCTACACCGTGTTTGATCTGGGAGTCGGCCATCCAGGTGAGATAGCGAGGCTTGCCATGAAACCTCCCTGGATCAATCTTCTCACCAGGAGGGATCCTGAACCATCCGTTAGGAAGTTCAATCTTGGCTGAGGCGACAGCGGCACTCGCGCCAGCTAAAGCAAAAGTGGCGATGAATCTCATGTTGGCTGAGGGCTGAAGATGTTGATTTCTGTGCCACCAACGACCTTATCGTCTCATATATAGTGGCTCCGAGAGTGGACTGAAGCTCTCATAGCCTCGGAATATTATCAGAAGCCATGTTGGCCAAGACGACTTCCAAGGTCTTGAGTGAAGCTGCAGGCGTGGATACGGTGCGCCACTACTGGGAAGAACATATCCCTCATTACGCGTGAGTGAAGAGAATGTCTGTGGCCAGTGATGTAGCAGGCTTCCCCGCATACGCTTTGCATATCAGATGCGATCAGACGCAGCGCTGTGACTTGGTTTGGGGGCACAATACAGAACGTTTGAGCTGTATGTGCGGAGATGGTGCTTGGCAACAGACGGTCTCCACTAGCGGGACAGATGTGGCCGAGCGAACGTCTCCCGGCCTGATATGTCTTTGAGAGACTAAGGCATATGAGCTCTTCAGCTTCGTGAAGTCAGAAATCTCTGAACCATTCGTGCTCTAAAGCCTGGGGCGCCGTCAATCTTTCCTCCGGGTCGAAATTTGTGAGCCCAAGAACGAGATCTTTGAATGAATCTGCCTGTTCCACGTCGATTCCTTCCCAGAGCCGGAATGGCCTTCTGGGCTGACCTTCTGCAAATGCGCTTGCGACTGCTGTGAAGATTTGGACCCATTCAGAGTTGTCGCCGAGGTATCGAAGAAATGCGTTTAGATCTTTCTCCTCCTAGACCAAAGGAGAACATATCCGAAGGCTTGCGAACTGGCCCCATCGCGTGAGCTTCGGGACTCCGCCACATCATGTTGCCGACTTGTGCACCCATAACGGCTGAGTCTGGATAGTGGAGATAAGCTGCGTCTTCCAGATCTACCAGTCGGACTCTCTCAACCTTGAATCCACATTCCGAGGATGCCACATCGATCATAGTGTTGTTAGGCTTAACATCTGCCCAAGCCTTAGCACGGCATTTCAAAATGGACTGATGCGCGCCATGGCTGGCGACTAAGTCAGCGCGTTGTTCCGCCGATGCCGACAGATCATGCACCTTGCACGGCAAACGCGTGTCAGCGGATGTCCCTTGTCTTGGATGGTCTCATGTATTGTATAGACGCGTTCAGAGTCCCCGGTCACACTTTCGGGAATGGTGAGAATCCTTTGCATGAAAGGGGCCAATTTCTGGCGAACGCATGGCTAGTGACACGGCGGATGTGCTGATTGTGGTGCTTGATGAACGACTTGGCCTGAGAGGCGCAGAGCCAGCGCATGTGGTCGGTTGAGTGGTGGCAGCGAGAGCGAACAGAATTGCGAGGTCGTCAGAAGCTGCTGGGTGACCATAAGTCGTGGCAGTGGACAAAAGTCGCGACATCGAATCTCCTACTCCACGCCTTGAGTTCGTGGCTCATCTCCATCCAAACAATCTCGCTTCGCATCACTTCCCACAGCTCGACGAAGGATTTCAAGTGCAGCAGAATGCAGCTCTGGTGCGTCAAGGAGGCGAGCTGCCGGTTCTCGCGAGGGCATGCATCAATGCGCGTTTCCAATGCAATATGTGCATGGCAGCATACAAGACACGCACATGAACGAGGAAGATGATTACTGCGAAGATGCAGAGAAATGCCGCCAGCACTATCAGGCTGATGAGTACCATCTATGTACGTGGCAGAGATGATGGTATACCTGGGACATGAACATCTCGAGCCTGCGGTTGTGGCCTGTCGTGTACCGCAACAGGCGTGGTCGAGATCCAGAAACGAGCTGGTACTGGTTTCTCTACCTGTTTCGGCCAGCCAAGATGTCGTGCAAGCCTTGAGTTCGCCTACATGCATTTCCGGATAGGATATGCAGAGCGGAAGCTGCGGAGAAATATCCGACCTTGCAGCAGTTTTCCTCTCAATACCACACATTTGACTGCAAGAGTTGCACGTATTTGGGGGTCACCGTCACACGGACAGTTGCGTGCTTGCCCGAAGCGCCCGGATTGTTCTCCGGAGCGAATTGTCTGACTCTAATAAAGCCCACAATGCTGGGGACACTTCAAAGGAAGCGGAGAGACATGACTTCAGACCTATCTTGGAGTAAACGAGGATAGCCACGCAGCTGCAGATGCACGCTTCTCCGCAGCAAAGCTACCTAGCCAAGCCGGAAGAACTACTCGCTACAGGCTTGGTTGTTTCCAAGACCTGGGGTGCCCATGGGGTAGCTCGACTGACTCCACACACGGTCAGCTTCACAACTCTACTTATGTCGATCATGTCGCCGGGCCACAGTCATCTCTCTGCCTTTAACGTATCTGCAAGCTCGTAAACTTGCCGCAGTTGTCCCTTTCGCCGCCATGGCTCATATTGAGAAAGATGGAAAGCACGAGGTGGAAATGCACGAAATCATGCCCGAGAAAGGCATAGATGGAGTCGCCGTGGAGAAAGACGCGTTCGGTGCGCGCAAGAAGATCGATCCCAAAGAGATCAAGCTCGTGAGAAAGCTCGACACATACATCATGGTCAGTCAACAACTGTGATCGTGGTGTCAGATCTAATACTTCGCAGCCTACCCTCTGGATCATGTACTTCTTCAATTTCTTGGACCGCAATGCCATGATCAACGGCAAGCTAAACGGTTTGGACAAGGACCTTGGCCTCACTGGAACGCAATACAACACATGTGTTTCGATCCTCTTTGTCGGGTATCTCCTGGGACAAGGTGAGTTCCGAAACTCCTGTACCTTTGGCCAAAGCTAATATCCCCCTTGTGCCTAGCAACATGCTTCTGAACAGAGTCCGGCCATCTATATTCATGTCCGGCTTCATGATGGCGTGGTCAATCGTCAGTCTCTTGACCTACCTATGCCACGACTTCGGCACGATGCTGGCCTGTCGATTCTTGCTCGGAATTACAGAGGCTCCGTTCTATCCTGGAGCATTGTATATGATCAGCATGTTCTACACTAAGAAAGAGTTGGCAACCAGAATGTCCATCATGTACACTGGCAACATGCTTGCAAGCTCCTTCTCTGGACTCATCGCAGCACCAATCTTCTCTGAACTGGATGGCGTCAACAGCCTTTCTGGATGGCAGTGGCTGTGAGTTCACTCTTCTAGGCCATGGTACGACAGAAACTGACTGCGTGCAGATTCATTATCCAAGGAGCATTTTCCATCGCCGTCGCTATAGTTGCGATATTCGTGCTGCCAGACAGCCCGCTCAAAACTCGTTGGTTGACTCACGAAGAGAGACAGCTCGCTCATCATCGCATTTTCGATGACACCACTGGCCGAAGATCGGAAGACTCCAGCGTGTGGAAAGGCCTGCGTGAAGCAGTCATGGATCCCAAGACATGGCTGTTCTGCCTCATGGACAATCTCCACCTCTCTGCGAACGGTTTCAAGAACTTTCTTCCATCTGTGGTCAAGACATTGGGCTTCAACACGACTATCAGCCTTGCTTTGACCTGCCCGCCATATCTTGTTTCCGGCTTCATCAGTATTTGGGTGTCCTGGAGCTCGGGCCGCTACAACGAGAGGACCTGGCATACCACCATCTCGAAGCTTGTCGCCTGTGTCGGGTTCGCCGTTGCCGCTGGAACAACTAGCGTCGCAGGCCGTTACGTTGGCATCATGTTGTTCGTAGGAGCGACATACGGCGTCAACAATATCGTGCTATCCTGGGCCGCATCAACACTCGGGGAGACTGATGAGAAGAAAgctgtcgccatcgccatgaCCAACACTTTTGGCAATCTGGCATCTGTCTACACACCCTACCTCTGGCCGGATTCCGACTCCCCTCGCTTTATCAAGGCTTTCTCGGCCAGCATTGCTTTCTCGCTCGGCGTTTGTATCTGCGCGTGGGCCATGCGGATTATTCTGATGcggaagaacaagaagctgcTGAGAGAGAACCCAGGGGCTGTCAAGTTGTGGGTGTACTAAGTGCTTGCGGCTGACCAGGAG
It contains:
- a CDS encoding uncharacterized protein (antiSMASH:Cluster_5) — translated: MKLTKLFGLMLAMLVGPSLATRKQVWSAKSHGAANTTELSQCVIEMGEFLLEEPNDRRWQGYRCGNEWFQYGSNRISSGRSNLFIFEKCQDDVMNAAYSGKDWFQCYLHGMWGGGIVAYSPLGYKACFGKGHKPCQKIPNVGVWGEEVS
- a CDS encoding uncharacterized protein (antiSMASH:Cluster_5~CAZy:GH105), whose protein sequence is MRFIATFALAGASAAVASAKIELPNGWFRIPPGEKIDPGRFHGKPRYLTWMADSQIKHGVEPTYAYTVSAYLSGVLLAYSRTGNDRYRDYVKRHVDTVLYPAWNGEILLHNNSNSIDDIRFGHSFLDMYNLTGGEEIYKIAADSLKDQIDRSFRTPDGGFYHRYPVYIDQMWLDGIYMLDVFYARWTHEFQPENNTAWDDIALQFDLIDAGTLVDRERTNGLPVHGFDVSKNSIWADPETGAAPHVWGRAVGWYIMALVDTLDYFPESHEGRARLLAYFQSVADAVVAAQDPVYKGWYNVMDPGLEKKSGNYIESSGSAMFVYGLLKGVRLGYLSGRKYLKAALDGYELMTETFAQPRKEDGALFWEWTAQTGSLSSNGTFEYYASMPLFENDLKGVAPFLFSSYEYELYREGKRGNGRP
- a CDS encoding uncharacterized protein (antiSMASH:Cluster_5) is translated as MIDVASSECGFKVERVRLVDLEDAAYLHYPDSAVMGAQVGNMMWRSPEAHAMGPVRKPSDMFSFGLGGERSKRISSIPRRQL
- a CDS encoding uncharacterized protein (SMCOG1106:major facilitator transporter~antiSMASH:Cluster_5); translation: MAHIEKDGKHEVEMHEIMPEKGIDGVAVEKDAFGARKKIDPKEIKLVRKLDTYIMPTLWIMYFFNFLDRNAMINGKLNGLDKDLGLTGTQYNTCVSILFVGNMLLNRVRPSIFMSGFMMAWSIVSLLTYLCHDFGTMLACRFLLGITEAPFYPGALYMISMFYTKKELATRMSIMYTGNMLASSFSGLIAAPIFSELDGVNSLSGWQWLFIIQGAFSIAVAIVAIFVLPDSPLKTRWLTHEERQLAHHRIFDDTTGRRSEDSSVWKGLREAVMDPKTWLFCLMDNLHLSANGFKNFLPSVVKTLGFNTTISLALTCPPYLVSGFISIWVSWSSGRYNERTWHTTISKLVACVGFAVAAGTTSVAGRYVGIMLFVGATYGVNNIVLSWAASTLGETDEKKAVAIAMTNTFGNLASVYTPYLWPDSDSPRFIKAFSASIAFSLGVCICAWAMRIILMRKNKKLLRENPGAVKLWVY